The following are encoded together in the Proteiniphilum saccharofermentans genome:
- a CDS encoding glycosyltransferase family 2 protein, translating to MQKQNIAVLLTCHNRKTKTIDCLSSFFKATIPTEYELHMFLTDDGSSDGTGEAVKGLFPQVKVLKGDGNLFWAGGMRLAWKTAMGEKSYDAYLLINDDVVLYPDFFVHLLETEAYSLAQTGKKGIYSGATMDDSGMVSYGASVIKKNHFIMTAQKLEPASQPQRCEFTNANVLWISGDVVDKIGIFSEKYTHGIADYDYSLQAVKKQIPVWLAPNVCGVCNYDHGKKWKDGTVPLKQRIAWMKSPKGLAYNEYMYYIRKHFPLYLPYSFFLMWMKVFFPFIWDHFKK from the coding sequence ATGCAGAAACAGAATATAGCAGTCTTGCTAACGTGCCACAACCGGAAAACTAAGACGATCGACTGTCTTTCCTCCTTCTTTAAGGCAACAATCCCGACGGAATATGAACTCCACATGTTTCTGACGGATGATGGTTCTTCCGATGGAACCGGAGAGGCTGTAAAAGGGCTCTTCCCTCAGGTGAAGGTGCTGAAAGGTGATGGGAACCTTTTCTGGGCAGGAGGAATGCGCCTGGCATGGAAAACTGCTATGGGCGAAAAGTCGTATGATGCTTATTTACTCATCAATGACGATGTGGTATTATATCCTGATTTTTTTGTCCACCTGTTGGAAACCGAGGCCTATTCGCTTGCACAGACAGGAAAGAAGGGAATCTATTCCGGTGCTACAATGGATGATAGCGGTATGGTAAGTTACGGAGCGTCGGTTATTAAAAAAAACCATTTTATAATGACTGCACAGAAACTAGAGCCGGCAAGTCAACCCCAAAGGTGTGAATTCACCAATGCGAATGTGTTATGGATCAGTGGAGATGTGGTGGATAAAATCGGTATATTCTCAGAAAAGTATACCCATGGGATTGCTGACTATGACTATTCCCTGCAAGCGGTTAAAAAGCAAATACCGGTATGGCTGGCTCCCAATGTTTGTGGTGTATGTAATTATGATCACGGAAAAAAATGGAAAGACGGTACTGTCCCATTGAAACAGCGGATTGCCTGGATGAAAAGCCCCAAAGGACTTGCTTATAATGAGTATATGTATTATATCAGGAAGCATTTTCCACTGTATCTGCCTTACTCATTCTTCTTGATGTGGATGAAGGTGTTTTTTCCTTTTATTTGGGATCATTTCAAAAAATAA